One segment of Comamonas thiooxydans DNA contains the following:
- a CDS encoding DUF2189 domain-containing protein, with protein sequence MQASPVSEVKAESGNLQILQLRWSEPWQWLLLGLSDVRRAPFIALFYGLCFWGMARLMAWVFRSSPEYLMSMASGCLLVGPFLAMGLYYVSKQLEQGKPVLLSESLTCWDKHLASMGMLVMVLMVLEMLWGRAAMVVFAISFDTGMPSTATLLQTLLRPENWEFLLGYTAVGGIFAALVFASMVVSLPAILDLDTDALTACITSMRVVGANTGVMLLWGLIITVLIAASLLFYSVGLIVIGPLLGCASWHAYKASVRAESKEIAA encoded by the coding sequence ATGCAAGCTTCCCCTGTTTCCGAAGTCAAGGCCGAGTCCGGCAATCTGCAGATTCTGCAATTGCGCTGGAGCGAGCCTTGGCAATGGCTGCTGCTGGGCCTGAGCGATGTGCGTCGCGCACCCTTCATTGCGCTGTTCTACGGCCTGTGTTTCTGGGGCATGGCACGTCTGATGGCCTGGGTGTTTCGCTCCAGCCCCGAATATCTGATGTCCATGGCCAGCGGCTGTCTGCTGGTCGGCCCCTTCCTGGCCATGGGTCTGTACTACGTCAGCAAGCAGCTGGAGCAGGGCAAGCCCGTTCTGCTGTCGGAGTCGTTGACCTGCTGGGACAAGCATCTGGCCAGCATGGGCATGCTGGTCATGGTGCTGATGGTGCTGGAGATGCTCTGGGGGCGCGCCGCCATGGTGGTGTTCGCCATTTCGTTCGATACCGGCATGCCCAGTACGGCAACCCTGCTGCAGACCCTGCTGCGGCCCGAGAACTGGGAGTTCCTGCTGGGCTACACCGCGGTTGGCGGGATATTTGCTGCCTTGGTGTTTGCCAGCATGGTGGTTTCACTGCCCGCCATTCTCGATCTGGATACCGATGCGCTGACGGCCTGCATTACCAGCATGCGCGTGGTGGGCGCCAACACGGGCGTGATGCTGCTGTGGGGGCTGATCATCACCGTGTTGATCGCGGCCTCGCTGCTGTTCTACAGTGTGGGTCTGATTGTCATCGGGCCGCTGCTGGGCTGTGCCAGCTGGCATGCCTATAAGGCCAGCGTCCGCGCCGAAAGCAAGGAGATCGCTGCCTGA
- a CDS encoding PLP-dependent transferase, protein MTQADHKLSTHLIHHPYKAPTDFEGPQPAVHKASTVYFENVQAMRERRWLDKSSYTYGLHGTPTTYTLEERLASLEGGLQCLLVPSGLAAIATVSLALLRTGDEVLVPDNVYGPNKTLTEGELAHFGIRHQYYDPMCVEDLAAKITPATKLVWLEAPGSVTMEFPDLVEQVRLCRARGVTMVLDNTWGAGLAFRPFDLLGDGSLGVDVTVHALTKYPSGGGDVLMGSIITRNQPLHMRIKLAHMRLGLGVSGNDAEAVLRSLPSIGLRYHAQDRSARQLAQWLAAQSAVAQVLHPAMPDAPGHACWKQLCGQGQSQDGVAAGLFSVVIDERFDQAAVDRFCDSLRLFKLGYSWGGPVSLVVPYELPEMRSRATPHIKAGTVVRFAIGLEDTSDLQADLAQALHKAFG, encoded by the coding sequence ATGACCCAAGCCGACCACAAGCTTTCCACCCATCTGATTCACCATCCCTACAAGGCTCCGACGGACTTCGAAGGCCCGCAGCCGGCCGTGCACAAGGCGTCGACCGTGTACTTCGAGAACGTGCAGGCCATGCGCGAGCGCCGTTGGCTGGACAAGAGCAGCTACACCTACGGTCTGCATGGCACGCCCACGACCTACACCCTGGAAGAGCGTCTGGCATCGCTGGAGGGCGGTCTGCAATGCCTGCTGGTACCCAGCGGCCTGGCCGCGATTGCCACGGTGTCGCTGGCGCTGCTCAGGACGGGTGACGAGGTGCTGGTGCCCGATAACGTATACGGTCCCAACAAGACGCTGACCGAGGGCGAGCTGGCCCATTTCGGCATTCGCCATCAGTATTACGACCCCATGTGTGTCGAAGACCTGGCAGCCAAGATCACGCCGGCCACCAAGCTGGTCTGGCTGGAGGCTCCTGGCTCGGTAACCATGGAGTTTCCCGATCTCGTCGAGCAGGTGCGCCTGTGCCGAGCCAGGGGTGTGACCATGGTGTTGGACAACACCTGGGGCGCGGGTCTGGCTTTCCGTCCCTTCGACCTGCTGGGCGATGGCAGCCTGGGCGTCGATGTCACGGTCCATGCCCTGACCAAATACCCCAGCGGCGGCGGCGATGTGCTGATGGGCAGCATCATCACGCGCAACCAGCCACTGCATATGCGTATCAAGCTCGCGCACATGCGCCTGGGCCTGGGGGTGAGCGGCAACGACGCCGAAGCCGTGCTGCGCAGCCTGCCCAGCATCGGTCTGCGCTATCACGCACAGGATCGCTCGGCACGCCAGCTGGCGCAGTGGCTGGCCGCCCAGAGTGCCGTGGCGCAGGTCTTGCACCCCGCCATGCCTGACGCCCCGGGCCATGCTTGCTGGAAACAGCTGTGCGGACAAGGCCAGAGCCAGGATGGCGTGGCTGCCGGTTTGTTCAGCGTGGTTATCGACGAGCGCTTCGATCAGGCGGCCGTGGATCGCTTCTGCGACAGCCTGCGCCTGTTCAAGCTGGGCTACAGCTGGGGCGGGCCGGTGAGCCTGGTCGTGCCCTACGAGTTGCCCGAGATGCGCAGCCGTGCCACACCCCATATCAAGGCAGGGACCGTGGTGCGCTTTGCCATCGGCCTCGAAGATACTAGCGATCTGCAGGCCGATCTGGCCCAGGCCCTGCACAAGGCCTTTGGTTGA
- a CDS encoding BON domain-containing protein, with product MTTMFKRSAQVLAITALAFGLAACGKSDDNKTAGQKLDSAISQTEKAAENAGSKIEEGTAKAGDAAADALAKAGEATGAAMEKAGNKMEEGAAKAGAALDDAGITAAVKTDLIKAPEISALQINVDTKGGAVTLTGTVPSEAVKTQAGEIAKAAKGVTSVNNNLTVKAG from the coding sequence ATGACCACTATGTTCAAGCGTTCCGCTCAAGTTCTGGCCATTACCGCCTTGGCCTTTGGCTTGGCTGCCTGCGGCAAGTCCGACGACAACAAGACCGCTGGCCAGAAGCTCGATTCCGCCATTTCCCAGACCGAGAAGGCTGCGGAAAATGCTGGCAGCAAGATTGAAGAAGGTACGGCCAAGGCCGGCGATGCAGCTGCCGATGCATTGGCCAAGGCTGGTGAAGCTACTGGTGCCGCCATGGAAAAGGCTGGCAACAAGATGGAGGAAGGCGCTGCCAAGGCGGGTGCTGCCCTCGATGACGCTGGCATCACCGCTGCCGTCAAGACCGATTTGATCAAGGCTCCGGAAATCAGCGCTCTGCAGATCAATGTGGACACCAAGGGCGGCGCAGTGACCCTGACCGGCACCGTGCCCAGCGAAGCCGTCAAGACCCAGGCCGGCGAGATCGCCAAGGCTGCCAAGGGCGTGACCTCGGTCAACAACAATCTGACCGTGAAGGCTGGCTGA
- a CDS encoding MFS transporter, translating into MSQSNTWQAGATTAQASVWWVGFGLVVGVLGAALISPLYALYQQAWQLRPSDISLIYVLYMCGGLCALLFLGRLPDRIGFQRVMQCFLCLTLAGTLISMLAWNLPSLIVGRFMVGVSSSLITISATTGLTLLAASGSTHLQPQRVAMVASFLNVLGFGLGPLIGGVAGQWLPQPLTTAYLVPLVLGCIGVAGVVALKLPESVRRDPGQLGQAQGRLHWRDCLPRLTWPVREDSLAFALTCGYPFVAFGVFGLYASMAPLFLQQMIPWSGPVVSGTAIAVILLVSAGIQLVAASLPLHRCGFAGMALLVLSNGMLLLNLQLRSTLLFIVGVCLTALGHGMCMLAGMTMVGRLARPDNRAGMLSTYQTIGLLGSMLPMMAVGWIADHWSVQLAVSLFACFVMLLATLLGLAFARHPRMQGVAD; encoded by the coding sequence ATGTCGCAAAGCAATACATGGCAGGCCGGCGCCACAACGGCACAGGCCTCGGTCTGGTGGGTGGGCTTCGGCCTGGTGGTGGGAGTGCTGGGGGCAGCGCTGATCAGTCCGCTTTATGCGCTCTATCAGCAAGCCTGGCAGTTGCGGCCCAGCGATATCTCGCTGATCTATGTGCTCTATATGTGCGGTGGCCTGTGCGCTCTGCTGTTTCTGGGGCGCCTGCCTGACCGCATCGGCTTTCAGCGCGTGATGCAGTGCTTTCTGTGTCTCACGCTGGCGGGCACCCTGATCTCCATGCTGGCCTGGAATCTGCCCAGCCTGATCGTCGGGCGTTTCATGGTGGGAGTGTCATCAAGCCTCATCACCATCAGCGCCACCACGGGCCTGACACTGCTGGCGGCCAGCGGAAGCACCCATCTACAGCCTCAGCGGGTGGCCATGGTGGCCAGCTTTCTCAATGTGCTGGGCTTTGGTCTGGGACCCTTGATCGGTGGTGTGGCGGGGCAGTGGCTGCCTCAGCCCTTGACGACGGCCTATCTGGTGCCGCTGGTGCTGGGCTGCATCGGTGTGGCGGGCGTTGTCGCGCTCAAGCTGCCGGAGTCGGTGCGGCGGGATCCGGGCCAACTGGGGCAGGCCCAGGGCCGCCTGCACTGGCGGGACTGTCTGCCGCGGCTGACCTGGCCTGTGCGCGAGGATTCCCTGGCCTTTGCACTGACCTGCGGCTACCCGTTCGTGGCGTTTGGCGTATTCGGGCTGTATGCCTCCATGGCGCCGCTGTTTCTGCAGCAGATGATTCCCTGGAGCGGCCCTGTGGTCAGCGGTACGGCCATTGCGGTGATTTTGCTCGTCTCTGCAGGCATTCAGCTGGTGGCTGCCAGCCTGCCGCTGCACCGCTGCGGTTTTGCCGGCATGGCGCTGCTGGTGCTCAGCAACGGCATGCTGTTGCTGAATCTGCAACTGCGATCAACGCTGCTGTTCATCGTGGGCGTGTGTTTGACGGCACTGGGGCATGGCATGTGCATGCTGGCCGGCATGACCATGGTGGGCCGTCTTGCCAGGCCCGACAACCGGGCAGGTATGTTGTCTACCTATCAGACCATCGGTTTGCTGGGCTCCATGCTGCCCATGATGGCAGTGGGCTGGATTGCAGACCACTGGAGCGTCCAGCTGGCCGTGAGCCTGTTTGCCTGCTTTGTGATGCTGTTGGCTACCCTGCTGGGCTTGGCATTTGCACGCCATCCTCGCATGCAAGGGGTTGCGGATTAG